The DNA region CCGTCAGACGGCGCAATTCGCTGAGCGCGCGCGTGATCAGGGCCGATGCCGTATTCTCCCCCAGCCCCTTACCGCGCGCAATGCCGCAGGCAATGGCGATCACGTTCTTCACCGCGCCGCCCACCTGTCTGCCCACCACATCATCATGCAGATAAGGCCTAAACAGGGATGTGCCGATGGAAAACACGATCTGCTCGCCGATATCGATATTGGCGCAGGCCACCGTCGTCGCCGTGGGGTTGCCGCGCGCCGCCTCCAGCGCGAAATTGGGGCCAGAGAGCACGGCGATCGGGTTATTCGGCAGCACCGCATGCACCACTTCGCTCATCAGCGCCAGCGAGCCACGCTCGATCCCCTTGGCACAGATTACGACCGGAATGCTCGCATCCAGATGCTGCGCCATCGCAATGCAGGTGGAGCGCACATGCTGCGACGGAATCACCAGCAGCACCAGCTCGGTATCGCACGCTTTCGCCAGATTATCCGTCACCTGAATGGCGGGGTCGAGGAACACCTCCGGCAGATAGGTCGTGTTGCGGTTTTTCTGGTGAATACCTTCAATCACAAAGCTGTTGCGCGTCCAGATCGTCACATCCGCGCCCGCCCGGTTGGCGATCACCGCCAGTGCCGTACCCCATGAACCCGCGCCGAGGATGCTGATGGTCTTCATGCGTTATGCCCTTCCTGCGCAACGGCCCCCTCACCCAGACCCTCTCCCACAAGGGGAGAGGGAGATGCAGCCAACGCCTGTTTCAAGGTCTCATATAAGCCATCTGGATTTTTAAGAACATCCTGATTCCAGAATCGCAACACGGCAAATCCTTGTTCATTGAGAAATGCAGTCCGCTTCTTATCATAATCCTGCTGAATGGCGTGTTGCCCGCCATCCAACTCAACCACAAGCATGGCCTCAAAACACACAAAATCAGCAATGTATTTTCCGATTGGCTGCTGCCTCCGAAACTTCACGCCGTCAAACTGTTTATTGCGCAACAGTTTCCATAATGCTTTCTCAGCATCCGTCATGTTCCTGCGCAATATCCATGCCCTGCTGACAACCTTGTTTACCCCCTCTCCCCTTGTGGGAGAGGGTTGGGGTGAGGGGGTCTCTAAAGTCGAGTTCTTCATGCCCTAAGCTGCTTGATGTTTGGGCTTAAGCTCTTTTAGTACCAATGAAATAGTATCAAATCCTTCCATCGGTATAAGCCATCCAGTTGGATCAGAATCTATAAATTCAATTTTTTCTGCAAGCACCTGCTCTGCCACATATTGAAGATGTGGGGCGATCATCGCTTTGTATTTTTCATCTTTCGTGGAAATTTTTATATCTACCTTAGAGGAAATATCGAATTGCTCGTTTTTACGTTTTTCCTGAATGGTTCGCACTAAATCCCGCGCATAGCCTTCCGCTTCCAGTTCCGGCGTCACGGCAATATCCAGCGCCACCAGCGAGTCCTGGCTTGGCAGCGGCTGGCAGGCACCAGCGCCTTCCTTAGGCTCCAGCTTCAGCACATATTCGCCTTCTTCCAGCACAACAGCTGCCAGCTCAATCCCGGCGGCGGATTTCTTCCACTGGCCGGATTTGGCGGCAGCAGCCAGCTTCGGCATATCCTTGCCGTATTTTTTGCCGAGCACCGGGAAGTTCAGCGTGAGCTTGAAATCCGCAAAATCCTCTACCTTGTCGGCGAAACGGATCTGCTTCACATTCACCTCATCCTCAATCAGCGGCAGATAAGCCTTGAGGCCTTCAATGCCCTGTCCCACCACCGTCAGCGATGAAAGCGGCTGACGCACGCGGATATTATGCTGGTTACGCACGCCATGCGCGGCGTTGCACACCTCCTGCACGCGGTCCATGTTGGCGACGATATCGCCCGCCTCTGGCAGAGCCGCCAGCTCCTTCGTCGGCCAGTCCGCCAGATGGATGGAGGATTTCTGGTCACGCACCAGCACTTGCCAGATGGATTCCGTCACCAGCGGCAGCAGCGGCGCGGCAAGGCGTGAAAGCACATGCAACACGGTATACAGCGTGTCATAGGCATCCAGCTTGTCGCCATCCGCCTCGCTCTTCCAGAAGCGCTGCTTGTTACGGCGGATGTACCAGTTGTTCAGCACCTCCAGGAATCGCGTGATGGAAGCGCAGGCATCCACCGTGTCATAGGCATCCATCGCCTTTTCCACTTCCTGCCCAACCACTTTCAGCTTGGCGAGGATATACTGATCCATCACATGATTGGTGCGCAGTTTCAGCTTCGCAGGCACGCCCGCATCCACCGCTATCCCATCCGCATTCGCATAGAGCACGAAGAAGTTAAACGCATTCCACAGCGGCTTCACATAAAGCCGCACCGCATCGCGGATGAACTTGCCCTCTTTATCGATATACAATTCCTGCCCGCGCATGATGGGGCTGGACATCATGAACCAGCGCAGCGCATCCGCGCCATACTGGTCGAACAGCTCGCGCGGGTCGGGGTAATTGTTCAGGCGTTTGGAAAGCTTCTGCCCCTTCGCATCCAAAACGACGCCGTGGCAAATACAATTCAAAAACGGCGGCCGGTCAAACAGCGCCGTGCCCAGCACCACCATCGTGTAGAACCAGCCACGCGTCTGCGCCGCATATTCCACAATGAAATCCGCCGGGTTATGCTGGTTGAACCATTCTTCCCGCTCAAACGGATAATGCGACTGCGCATAGGGCATCGAGCCGGACTCGAACCAGCAATCCAGCACCTCCGGCACGCGGCGCAATGTGTAGGCCGGGTTCTCAGGGTCAGGCTTGGTCAGATCATCGATATAGGGGCGGTGCAGGTCATTCACCTTCTGGCCGAAGAACTCCTCCAGCTCCGCAATGGAACCGAACACATAGAGCTTGCTGTTCGCCGGGTTATCGCTCTTCCAGATCGGCACCGGGCAACCCCAGAAGCGGTTGCGCGAGATGCTCCAGTCCCTTGCCCCTTCCAGCCACTTGCCGAACAAACCGTCCTTCACATGGCCGGGAATCCAGTTAATCTGCTGATTTAGCTCCACCATACGGTCGCGGAATTTCGTCACCTCCACATACCAGCTCGGCATCGCCTTGTAGATCAGCGGCTGGTCCGTGCGCCAGCAATGCGGGTAGTTGTGCTTGTAATCCTCACGCTTCACCAGCGCGCCCGTTTCCTTCAAACGCTGGATGATGGGCTTGTTGGCCTCAAAAATATTCATGCCCTGATAGTCAGGTACTTCCGCTGTGAAATTGCCGCGGCTGTCCACCGGCACCACCAGCTCAATGCCATTTTCTTCGCACAGCTTTTGATCGTCCTCACCAAAGCCCGGCGCCATATGCACCACGCCTGTGCCGGAGCCTTCTTCCACAAACGCACCGGAAAGTACGCGGAAGGAATTGGGGTGATTAGCAAAATAAGGGAATAGTGGTTTGTAGCGCAATCCTACTAGGGCCTGGCCTTCAAATAGGGCATCCCAAGCCGATTTTATTTGGCTTTGGAGTTCCTTTTCATTCTCTACCCCTGGAGCACTAAAATCATAAGAGGCCACGTCGTCCTTTGAGAAATTGATGTGCTGCTTCGAATACCCCAAATTATCCAATAAAGAGTTGATTTCATTCGCAGCGAAAATAAAGCATGTAGATACTTCACTATCTTTATTAGATAATAGCGCCACATATCTCATTTTTGGATTAACAGCCAAAGCAAGATTCGAAGGCAAAGTCCAAGGTGTAGTAGTCCAAGCTAGTAATTTAGCTTTAGTGACTTCTGGGTATATATTACGGACAAATTCCGGCACGCCTTCTAGCTCAAACGCCACCGTCACCGCCGGGTCCACCTTCTCGCGGTAGGAGTTATCCAATCGCGTCTCGAAGTTGGAAAGCGGCGTTTCCGCCGCCCAGCTGTAGGGCATCACCCGGTAGGATTCATACACCAGCCCCTTATCGTACAGCTGCTTGAACGCCCAGATGGACGACTCCATGAACGACTTATCCATCGTCTTGTAGTCATTCTTGAAATCCACCCAGCGCGCCTGACGGGTGACGTAATATTCCCACTCATTCGCATATTTCATCACCGAGGTGCGGCAATGCTCATTGAACTTGTCGATGCCATATTCCTGAATCGCCGCCGTGCCGGAAATCCCCAGCTCCTTCTCCGCACCCATCTCAGCGGGCAGCCCGTGGCAATCCCAGCCGAAGCGACGCTCCACGCGCCTGCCCTTCATCGTCTGATAGCGAGGATACACATCCTTCACAAATCCCGTCAGCAAATGCCCGTAATGCGGCAACCCGTTGGCGAATGGCGGGCCGTCATAGAACACGAACTCGTTTTTCTTGCCGTCCATCTTCGACGGGCGGTTATCGACCGATTTCTGAAACACCTCATTCTCTTTCCAGAAGGCAAGGATGCCCTCCTCGAGCTTCGGAAAATTCGGGTTCGGGTCGATATCGGAATAGGGTTTTTGGGTCGTGGACATCTAGAGCTTTGCTTATTTTTATCAAAAGGAAGCCGAAACTAGCGGGAATGCTGCGGTTTCGCAATCACAGCTTTTTCACATCGATATTGTGTGAATAAGCCCTTGGCTATAGATATGCCCCATGAGCGATTATTCAAGCCAGACCCAATGCGTCAGACTTGGCCGCGCACCGGAGAAACATCACGGCGCGGTCAACATCCCGCCCTATTACCAGTCCACCCGCATGTTCCCGACGCTGGAGGCGCTGGAAACCG from bacterium includes:
- a CDS encoding DUF559 domain-containing protein produces the protein MKNSTLETPSPQPSPTRGEGVNKVVSRAWILRRNMTDAEKALWKLLRNKQFDGVKFRRQQPIGKYIADFVCFEAMLVVELDGGQHAIQQDYDKKRTAFLNEQGFAVLRFWNQDVLKNPDGLYETLKQALAASPSPLVGEGLGEGAVAQEGHNA
- a CDS encoding isoleucine--tRNA ligase; this encodes MSTTQKPYSDIDPNPNFPKLEEGILAFWKENEVFQKSVDNRPSKMDGKKNEFVFYDGPPFANGLPHYGHLLTGFVKDVYPRYQTMKGRRVERRFGWDCHGLPAEMGAEKELGISGTAAIQEYGIDKFNEHCRTSVMKYANEWEYYVTRQARWVDFKNDYKTMDKSFMESSIWAFKQLYDKGLVYESYRVMPYSWAAETPLSNFETRLDNSYREKVDPAVTVAFELEGVPEFVRNIYPEVTKAKLLAWTTTPWTLPSNLALAVNPKMRYVALLSNKDSEVSTCFIFAANEINSLLDNLGYSKQHINFSKDDVASYDFSAPGVENEKELQSQIKSAWDALFEGQALVGLRYKPLFPYFANHPNSFRVLSGAFVEEGSGTGVVHMAPGFGEDDQKLCEENGIELVVPVDSRGNFTAEVPDYQGMNIFEANKPIIQRLKETGALVKREDYKHNYPHCWRTDQPLIYKAMPSWYVEVTKFRDRMVELNQQINWIPGHVKDGLFGKWLEGARDWSISRNRFWGCPVPIWKSDNPANSKLYVFGSIAELEEFFGQKVNDLHRPYIDDLTKPDPENPAYTLRRVPEVLDCWFESGSMPYAQSHYPFEREEWFNQHNPADFIVEYAAQTRGWFYTMVVLGTALFDRPPFLNCICHGVVLDAKGQKLSKRLNNYPDPRELFDQYGADALRWFMMSSPIMRGQELYIDKEGKFIRDAVRLYVKPLWNAFNFFVLYANADGIAVDAGVPAKLKLRTNHVMDQYILAKLKVVGQEVEKAMDAYDTVDACASITRFLEVLNNWYIRRNKQRFWKSEADGDKLDAYDTLYTVLHVLSRLAAPLLPLVTESIWQVLVRDQKSSIHLADWPTKELAALPEAGDIVANMDRVQEVCNAAHGVRNQHNIRVRQPLSSLTVVGQGIEGLKAYLPLIEDEVNVKQIRFADKVEDFADFKLTLNFPVLGKKYGKDMPKLAAAAKSGQWKKSAAGIELAAVVLEEGEYVLKLEPKEGAGACQPLPSQDSLVALDIAVTPELEAEGYARDLVRTIQEKRKNEQFDISSKVDIKISTKDEKYKAMIAPHLQYVAEQVLAEKIEFIDSDPTGWLIPMEGFDTISLVLKELKPKHQAA
- a CDS encoding NAD(P)H-dependent glycerol-3-phosphate dehydrogenase, with amino-acid sequence MKTISILGAGSWGTALAVIANRAGADVTIWTRNSFVIEGIHQKNRNTTYLPEVFLDPAIQVTDNLAKACDTELVLLVIPSQHVRSTCIAMAQHLDASIPVVICAKGIERGSLALMSEVVHAVLPNNPIAVLSGPNFALEAARGNPTATTVACANIDIGEQIVFSIGTSLFRPYLHDDVVGRQVGGAVKNVIAIACGIARGKGLGENTASALITRALSELRRLTVAKGGKPETLMGLSGIGDLVLTCTSQTSRNYSLGFRLGQGETLDKILASRSGVTEGVTTAESVMQLATMLQIDMPICEAVHRILYEQADIESAIAGLLDRPFTKEI